The sequence below is a genomic window from Deinococcus radiopugnans ATCC 19172.
GTGGCCGCCGCGCAGCACGCCCTCCTGCGGGTAGTTCGCCATGTGCGTGACCTTGCCCGAGAACTCGTCGGGGCCGCGCACGTCCACCAGCGCGCCCTGGCCGGCCTGCACGCTGTCCAGGTGCGCCCGAACCTCGTCGCGGTAGGCCCGCAGCGACTCGTCGCGGGTCAACTGGGGGTACGTGGTGGCCTCGTGGCTGGGCGTCTCGGTGCTGACCTCGCGGCCCTCGGCCATCCACTTCTGGCGGCCGCCGTTCATCAGCTTGAGATTCCCCACGCCGCTGTACGACAGGAACCAGTACGCGTAGGCCGCCCACCAGTTGCTCTTGTCACCGTACAGAATGATCTGATCGTCGGGCCGGATGCCCAGGCGACCCAGCAGCGCCGCGACCTCGTCGGGGCCGATGAAGTCGCGCTCGACGGGATGCCAGAAGTCGGTCTGCCAGTCCACCTTGACCGCGCCGGGAATGTGGCCGGTGTCGTACAGCAGGATGTCCTCGTCCACCTCGATCAGGCGCACGCCGGGGGTGTTCAGGTTCTGGGCCACCCAGTCGGTGTCCACCAGCACGTCTTTTGCATATTCCATATGAACCTCCACAGTTCTGATCCACCGTTCTCGGGCCGAGTTTAACCTTCCAGAGTAGTTGACCAAACCTGTCAACTGGACAGCCCTCACCATAGCGGGCCGGGGCGCGGCGGTACAGTGACGCATGACCTCTGATTCCTCCGCCCAACCCGCGCTGCCTGACAAACTCCAGGGCATCGTGAGCATGTTCAAGAGTGCGCCCAAATCGCTGCGCCTGCAGGCCCTGCTGGAGTACAGCCGTAAACTGCCGCCGTTGCCCGAGAAGTATGTGGAACATCCAGAATTTATGCAGCCGGTGCCCGAATGCACCAGCCCGTTTTTTCTGGTGACCGAGCAGGACGCCGGCAGCGTGCGGCTGCACTTCAAGGTGCCCGAGGAGGCCCCCACCGTGCGCGGCTACGCGGGCATCCTGCACGAGGCGCTGGACGGCGAGTCGCCCGAGACGATCCTGAGCGTCCCCGACACCTTCTATATGGACATGGGCCTGTCCGAACTGATCACGCCGATGCGCCTGCGCGGCATGGGCGCGATCCTGATGCGGCTGAAGAACGTGGTGCGCGAGGGCAAGAACGCGAAAAGCTAGTGCGCCCCCGCCGTCCCACCC
It includes:
- a CDS encoding sulfurtransferase, which translates into the protein MEYAKDVLVDTDWVAQNLNTPGVRLIEVDEDILLYDTGHIPGAVKVDWQTDFWHPVERDFIGPDEVAALLGRLGIRPDDQIILYGDKSNWWAAYAYWFLSYSGVGNLKLMNGGRQKWMAEGREVSTETPSHEATTYPQLTRDESLRAYRDEVRAHLDSVQAGQGALVDVRGPDEFSGKVTHMANYPQEGVLRGGHIPGARSIPWARATNEDGTFKSADELKELYAGEGVTPDKDVIAYCRIAERSSHSWFVLRELLGYPKVRNYDGSWTEWGNAVGMPIEKTYSEA
- a CDS encoding SufE family protein, encoding MTSDSSAQPALPDKLQGIVSMFKSAPKSLRLQALLEYSRKLPPLPEKYVEHPEFMQPVPECTSPFFLVTEQDAGSVRLHFKVPEEAPTVRGYAGILHEALDGESPETILSVPDTFYMDMGLSELITPMRLRGMGAILMRLKNVVREGKNAKS